From one Pristis pectinata isolate sPriPec2 chromosome 14, sPriPec2.1.pri, whole genome shotgun sequence genomic stretch:
- the LOC127577840 gene encoding oxysterol-binding protein-related protein 5-like isoform X3, which translates to MMEDQVLRRRFSLCTGLATPQKIDPREFTRNSSFGGYNEICPLTPGNEIEKNGFSALTYEVTSTPISSSKSDSKLYNGCDKDCVSPISKLTKKESLKVQKKNYRQEKKRASKEMFSALKDPSVVVMEDWLKIRGTLKSWTKLWCVLKPGVLLIYKTPSNGQWVGTILLNTCELIERPSKKDGFCFKLFHPLDQSIWAMKGPKGENVGSITQPLPSSYLIFRAASESDGRCWMDALELALRCSSLLKRGTIKDGKDGDLNNSMDATHPGLPGLIQGFSPTHQELSHDVEFVNHDYYKEADIYSYKMNQENDSHLEDLENGTNDKSSRSEESDTDLSEIQEEMAMKDFLESTYVAESSEEFGEIGETTQTETVTEENKSLMWTLLKQLRPGMDLSRVVLPTFILEPRSFLDKLSDYYYHSDLLSQAALEENAYSRMKQVVRWYLSGFYKKPKGLKKPYNPILGETFRCYWYHPKTDSRTFYIAEQVSHHPPVSAFYISNRKDNFCITGSILARSKFYGNSLSAILDGQAQLRFLNRNEDYIVTMPYAHCKGLLYGTPTLEMGGKITIECETTNYKAELEFKLKPFLGSNDSVNQITGKISLGEEIQATLQGHWDQEVYIQEKKTGLSVTFWNVTSEIRKQRLVRHIVWLEEQGEFESERLWQKVTRAIKSRDQEQATQEKFILEEAQRKAAKERKEQCQDWVAKLFQQDEATKNWKYKFMDTCPWDPTNDIIQFEKDGIVQTRIRHKSLAVKSMNSNSSRSQIRQQVPVQEYVGCKNSDLPVPNRLQNTESSCSTPEPVQDDSSDDRLLCPRCRKGMNELTNIHTAIQSIRRTQQEIHRNLAALNQQACHKEYISWTRLLYPHYWLVICVLVSFQLLINYFYG; encoded by the exons ATGATGGAGGACCAAGTGTTGCGGCGCAGGTTTTCTCTCTGCACTGGATTGGCAACACCACAGAAAATTGACCCTCGTGAGTTCACCCGAAACTCTTCTTTTGGAGGATACAATGAAATATGTCCTTTGACTCCAG GTaatgaaatagaaaaaaatggaTTTTCAGCTCTTACCTATGAGGTCACTTCAACACCCATCTCCAGTAGTAAG TCTGATTCCAAACTATACAATGGCTGCGACAAAGACTGTGTATCTCCCATCTCTAAACTCACGAAGAAAGAATCCTTGAAG GTTCAGAAGAAAAATTACAGACAGGAGAAGAAAAGAGCTAGTAAGGAGATGTTCAGTGCTTTAAAAGACCCCTctgtggtggtgatggaggattGGTTGAAG ATCCGAGGTACTCTAAAGAGCTGGACCAAACTCTGGTGCGTGCTCAAACCTGGCGTTCTGCTAATTTACAAAACACCCAGCAATGGCCAGTGGGTGGGAACCATCCTTCTGAACACCTGTGAGCTCATCGAAAGACCCTCCAAAAAGGATGGCTTCTGCTTCAAACTATTCCATCCTCTGGATCAATCCATTTGGGCAATGAAG ggtccaaAAGGTGAGAATGTGGGATCGATAACACAGCCTCTTCCCAGTAGTTACCTGATCTTCCGAGCTGCCTCTGAGTCAGATG GTCGATGTTGGATGGATGCTCTTGAATTAGCTCTACGATGTTCAAGTCTTCTTAAACGTGGCACAATTAAAGATGGCAAGGATGGTGATTTGAACAACTCAATGGATGCAACTCACCCAGGACTACCTGGTCTGATACAAGGCTTCAGTCCCACTCATCAGGAGCTCTCCCA CGATGTCGAGTTTGTAAACCATGATTACTACAAAGAAGCTGATATATACTCCTACAAAATGAACCAAGAGAATGATTCTCATCTTGAAGATCTAGAGAATGGCACAAATGACAAGAGCAGCAGGAGTGAGGAAAGTGACACAGATCTGTCTGAAATCCAGGAAGAAATGGCCATGAAAGATTTTTTGGAATCAACTTATGTGGCAGAAAGTTCAGAGGAGTTTGGAGAA ATTGGTGAAACTACTCAGACTGAAACAGTGACAGAGGAAAACAAGAGTCTGATGTGGACACTATTGAAGCAGCTCCGACCTGGAATGGACTTATCCCGAGTGGTGCTGCCAACTTTTATCCTGGAGCCTCGCTCATTTCTGGACAAGTTGTCTGACTACTACTATCATTCTGATCTCCTCTCCCA AGCTGCTCTGGAAGAGAATGCCTACAGTCGCATGAAACAGGTGGTGCGATGGTATCTATCTGGCTTTTACAAAAAACCAAAG GGTTTGAAAAAACCATATAATCCAATCTTGGGAGAAACATTTCGTTGCTACTGGTACCATCCTAAAACTGACAGCCGTACCTTCTACATAGCAGAGCAG GTATCCCATCATCCTCCGGTTTCTGCCTTTTACATTAGTAACAGGAAGGACAATTTCTGTATCACTGGTTCTATCCTGGCCCGCTCCAAGTTTTATG GGAACTCACTTTCTGCCATATTGGATGGGCAAGCACAACTTCGGTTTCTCAATAGAAATGAAGACTATATCGTCACCATGCCATATGCACACTGTAAAG GACTCTTGTATGGAACACCGACCCTGGAAATGGGGGGGAAGATAACCATCGAGTGTGAGACAACCAATTACAAGGCAGAGCTCGAGTTCAAACTGAAG CCTTTCCTTGGAAGCAATGACAGTGTGAATCAGatcacagggaagatatcactgGGTGAGGAAATACAGGCCACACTTCAAGGGCACTGG GATCAGGAGGTTTATATCCaggagaaaaaaactggactatcTGTTACATTCTGGAATGTCACCAGTGAGATTCGGAAACAACGTCTAGTACGTCATATTGTGTGGTTGGAGGAGCAGGGTGAATTTGAATCTGAAAG ACTGTGGCAGAAAGTGACCAGAGCAATAAAGAGTCGTGATCAGGAACAGGCCACACAGGAGAAGTTTATTCTGGAGGAAGCACAGCGCAAGGCTGCCAAAGAGCGTAAAGAACAATGTCAGGATTGGGTGGCAAAACTCTTCCAGCAGGATGAAGCAACAAAGAACTGGAAATACAAGTTCATGGA TACCTGTCCCTGGGATCCAACAAACGACATCATCCAGTTTGAGAAAGATGGAATTGTGCAGACAAGGATCCGACACAAATCACTGGCAGTGAAGTCAATGAATAGCAACAGCAGCCGAAGTCAAATAAGGCAACAG GTCCCAGTTCAAGAATATGTTGGGTGCAAAAACAGTGATCTTCCAGTACCTAACAGATTGCAGAACACTGAGAGTAGTTGTTCAACACCGGAACCAGTACAAGATGACTCATCTGATGACA GGTTGCTGTGTCCCAGGTGCAGAAAAGGAATGAATGAGCTAACAAATATTCACACAGCTATTCAATCCATTCGGAGAACACAGCAAGAAATTCACAG GAATCTCGCTGCACTTAACCAGCAAGCCTGCCACAAAGAGTACATCTCGTGGACCAGGCTCCTGTACCCACACTACTGGCTCGTTATCTGTGTACTTGTATCATTCCAATTACTCATCAATTATTTTTATGGGTGA
- the LOC127577840 gene encoding oxysterol-binding protein-related protein 5-like isoform X1, which produces MLKQLKPDNKTHAMMEDQVLRRRFSLCTGLATPQKIDPREFTRNSSFGGYNEICPLTPGNEIEKNGFSALTYEVTSTPISSSKSDSKLYNGCDKDCVSPISKLTKKESLKVQKKNYRQEKKRASKEMFSALKDPSVVVMEDWLKIRGTLKSWTKLWCVLKPGVLLIYKTPSNGQWVGTILLNTCELIERPSKKDGFCFKLFHPLDQSIWAMKGPKGENVGSITQPLPSSYLIFRAASESDGRCWMDALELALRCSSLLKRGTIKDGKDGDLNNSMDATHPGLPGLIQGFSPTHQELSHDVEFVNHDYYKEADIYSYKMNQENDSHLEDLENGTNDKSSRSEESDTDLSEIQEEMAMKDFLESTYVAESSEEFGEIGETTQTETVTEENKSLMWTLLKQLRPGMDLSRVVLPTFILEPRSFLDKLSDYYYHSDLLSQAALEENAYSRMKQVVRWYLSGFYKKPKGLKKPYNPILGETFRCYWYHPKTDSRTFYIAEQVSHHPPVSAFYISNRKDNFCITGSILARSKFYGNSLSAILDGQAQLRFLNRNEDYIVTMPYAHCKGLLYGTPTLEMGGKITIECETTNYKAELEFKLKPFLGSNDSVNQITGKISLGEEIQATLQGHWDQEVYIQEKKTGLSVTFWNVTSEIRKQRLVRHIVWLEEQGEFESERLWQKVTRAIKSRDQEQATQEKFILEEAQRKAAKERKEQCQDWVAKLFQQDEATKNWKYKFMDTCPWDPTNDIIQFEKDGIVQTRIRHKSLAVKSMNSNSSRSQIRQQVPVQEYVGCKNSDLPVPNRLQNTESSCSTPEPVQDDSSDDRLLCPRCRKGMNELTNIHTAIQSIRRTQQEIHRNLAALNQQACHKEYISWTRLLYPHYWLVICVLVSFQLLINYFYG; this is translated from the exons AAAACACATGCCATGATGGAGGACCAAGTGTTGCGGCGCAGGTTTTCTCTCTGCACTGGATTGGCAACACCACAGAAAATTGACCCTCGTGAGTTCACCCGAAACTCTTCTTTTGGAGGATACAATGAAATATGTCCTTTGACTCCAG GTaatgaaatagaaaaaaatggaTTTTCAGCTCTTACCTATGAGGTCACTTCAACACCCATCTCCAGTAGTAAG TCTGATTCCAAACTATACAATGGCTGCGACAAAGACTGTGTATCTCCCATCTCTAAACTCACGAAGAAAGAATCCTTGAAG GTTCAGAAGAAAAATTACAGACAGGAGAAGAAAAGAGCTAGTAAGGAGATGTTCAGTGCTTTAAAAGACCCCTctgtggtggtgatggaggattGGTTGAAG ATCCGAGGTACTCTAAAGAGCTGGACCAAACTCTGGTGCGTGCTCAAACCTGGCGTTCTGCTAATTTACAAAACACCCAGCAATGGCCAGTGGGTGGGAACCATCCTTCTGAACACCTGTGAGCTCATCGAAAGACCCTCCAAAAAGGATGGCTTCTGCTTCAAACTATTCCATCCTCTGGATCAATCCATTTGGGCAATGAAG ggtccaaAAGGTGAGAATGTGGGATCGATAACACAGCCTCTTCCCAGTAGTTACCTGATCTTCCGAGCTGCCTCTGAGTCAGATG GTCGATGTTGGATGGATGCTCTTGAATTAGCTCTACGATGTTCAAGTCTTCTTAAACGTGGCACAATTAAAGATGGCAAGGATGGTGATTTGAACAACTCAATGGATGCAACTCACCCAGGACTACCTGGTCTGATACAAGGCTTCAGTCCCACTCATCAGGAGCTCTCCCA CGATGTCGAGTTTGTAAACCATGATTACTACAAAGAAGCTGATATATACTCCTACAAAATGAACCAAGAGAATGATTCTCATCTTGAAGATCTAGAGAATGGCACAAATGACAAGAGCAGCAGGAGTGAGGAAAGTGACACAGATCTGTCTGAAATCCAGGAAGAAATGGCCATGAAAGATTTTTTGGAATCAACTTATGTGGCAGAAAGTTCAGAGGAGTTTGGAGAA ATTGGTGAAACTACTCAGACTGAAACAGTGACAGAGGAAAACAAGAGTCTGATGTGGACACTATTGAAGCAGCTCCGACCTGGAATGGACTTATCCCGAGTGGTGCTGCCAACTTTTATCCTGGAGCCTCGCTCATTTCTGGACAAGTTGTCTGACTACTACTATCATTCTGATCTCCTCTCCCA AGCTGCTCTGGAAGAGAATGCCTACAGTCGCATGAAACAGGTGGTGCGATGGTATCTATCTGGCTTTTACAAAAAACCAAAG GGTTTGAAAAAACCATATAATCCAATCTTGGGAGAAACATTTCGTTGCTACTGGTACCATCCTAAAACTGACAGCCGTACCTTCTACATAGCAGAGCAG GTATCCCATCATCCTCCGGTTTCTGCCTTTTACATTAGTAACAGGAAGGACAATTTCTGTATCACTGGTTCTATCCTGGCCCGCTCCAAGTTTTATG GGAACTCACTTTCTGCCATATTGGATGGGCAAGCACAACTTCGGTTTCTCAATAGAAATGAAGACTATATCGTCACCATGCCATATGCACACTGTAAAG GACTCTTGTATGGAACACCGACCCTGGAAATGGGGGGGAAGATAACCATCGAGTGTGAGACAACCAATTACAAGGCAGAGCTCGAGTTCAAACTGAAG CCTTTCCTTGGAAGCAATGACAGTGTGAATCAGatcacagggaagatatcactgGGTGAGGAAATACAGGCCACACTTCAAGGGCACTGG GATCAGGAGGTTTATATCCaggagaaaaaaactggactatcTGTTACATTCTGGAATGTCACCAGTGAGATTCGGAAACAACGTCTAGTACGTCATATTGTGTGGTTGGAGGAGCAGGGTGAATTTGAATCTGAAAG ACTGTGGCAGAAAGTGACCAGAGCAATAAAGAGTCGTGATCAGGAACAGGCCACACAGGAGAAGTTTATTCTGGAGGAAGCACAGCGCAAGGCTGCCAAAGAGCGTAAAGAACAATGTCAGGATTGGGTGGCAAAACTCTTCCAGCAGGATGAAGCAACAAAGAACTGGAAATACAAGTTCATGGA TACCTGTCCCTGGGATCCAACAAACGACATCATCCAGTTTGAGAAAGATGGAATTGTGCAGACAAGGATCCGACACAAATCACTGGCAGTGAAGTCAATGAATAGCAACAGCAGCCGAAGTCAAATAAGGCAACAG GTCCCAGTTCAAGAATATGTTGGGTGCAAAAACAGTGATCTTCCAGTACCTAACAGATTGCAGAACACTGAGAGTAGTTGTTCAACACCGGAACCAGTACAAGATGACTCATCTGATGACA GGTTGCTGTGTCCCAGGTGCAGAAAAGGAATGAATGAGCTAACAAATATTCACACAGCTATTCAATCCATTCGGAGAACACAGCAAGAAATTCACAG GAATCTCGCTGCACTTAACCAGCAAGCCTGCCACAAAGAGTACATCTCGTGGACCAGGCTCCTGTACCCACACTACTGGCTCGTTATCTGTGTACTTGTATCATTCCAATTACTCATCAATTATTTTTATGGGTGA
- the LOC127577840 gene encoding oxysterol-binding protein-related protein 5-like isoform X2, translated as MPSMLQEKTHAMMEDQVLRRRFSLCTGLATPQKIDPREFTRNSSFGGYNEICPLTPGNEIEKNGFSALTYEVTSTPISSSKSDSKLYNGCDKDCVSPISKLTKKESLKVQKKNYRQEKKRASKEMFSALKDPSVVVMEDWLKIRGTLKSWTKLWCVLKPGVLLIYKTPSNGQWVGTILLNTCELIERPSKKDGFCFKLFHPLDQSIWAMKGPKGENVGSITQPLPSSYLIFRAASESDGRCWMDALELALRCSSLLKRGTIKDGKDGDLNNSMDATHPGLPGLIQGFSPTHQELSHDVEFVNHDYYKEADIYSYKMNQENDSHLEDLENGTNDKSSRSEESDTDLSEIQEEMAMKDFLESTYVAESSEEFGEIGETTQTETVTEENKSLMWTLLKQLRPGMDLSRVVLPTFILEPRSFLDKLSDYYYHSDLLSQAALEENAYSRMKQVVRWYLSGFYKKPKGLKKPYNPILGETFRCYWYHPKTDSRTFYIAEQVSHHPPVSAFYISNRKDNFCITGSILARSKFYGNSLSAILDGQAQLRFLNRNEDYIVTMPYAHCKGLLYGTPTLEMGGKITIECETTNYKAELEFKLKPFLGSNDSVNQITGKISLGEEIQATLQGHWDQEVYIQEKKTGLSVTFWNVTSEIRKQRLVRHIVWLEEQGEFESERLWQKVTRAIKSRDQEQATQEKFILEEAQRKAAKERKEQCQDWVAKLFQQDEATKNWKYKFMDTCPWDPTNDIIQFEKDGIVQTRIRHKSLAVKSMNSNSSRSQIRQQVPVQEYVGCKNSDLPVPNRLQNTESSCSTPEPVQDDSSDDRLLCPRCRKGMNELTNIHTAIQSIRRTQQEIHRNLAALNQQACHKEYISWTRLLYPHYWLVICVLVSFQLLINYFYG; from the exons AAAACACATGCCATGATGGAGGACCAAGTGTTGCGGCGCAGGTTTTCTCTCTGCACTGGATTGGCAACACCACAGAAAATTGACCCTCGTGAGTTCACCCGAAACTCTTCTTTTGGAGGATACAATGAAATATGTCCTTTGACTCCAG GTaatgaaatagaaaaaaatggaTTTTCAGCTCTTACCTATGAGGTCACTTCAACACCCATCTCCAGTAGTAAG TCTGATTCCAAACTATACAATGGCTGCGACAAAGACTGTGTATCTCCCATCTCTAAACTCACGAAGAAAGAATCCTTGAAG GTTCAGAAGAAAAATTACAGACAGGAGAAGAAAAGAGCTAGTAAGGAGATGTTCAGTGCTTTAAAAGACCCCTctgtggtggtgatggaggattGGTTGAAG ATCCGAGGTACTCTAAAGAGCTGGACCAAACTCTGGTGCGTGCTCAAACCTGGCGTTCTGCTAATTTACAAAACACCCAGCAATGGCCAGTGGGTGGGAACCATCCTTCTGAACACCTGTGAGCTCATCGAAAGACCCTCCAAAAAGGATGGCTTCTGCTTCAAACTATTCCATCCTCTGGATCAATCCATTTGGGCAATGAAG ggtccaaAAGGTGAGAATGTGGGATCGATAACACAGCCTCTTCCCAGTAGTTACCTGATCTTCCGAGCTGCCTCTGAGTCAGATG GTCGATGTTGGATGGATGCTCTTGAATTAGCTCTACGATGTTCAAGTCTTCTTAAACGTGGCACAATTAAAGATGGCAAGGATGGTGATTTGAACAACTCAATGGATGCAACTCACCCAGGACTACCTGGTCTGATACAAGGCTTCAGTCCCACTCATCAGGAGCTCTCCCA CGATGTCGAGTTTGTAAACCATGATTACTACAAAGAAGCTGATATATACTCCTACAAAATGAACCAAGAGAATGATTCTCATCTTGAAGATCTAGAGAATGGCACAAATGACAAGAGCAGCAGGAGTGAGGAAAGTGACACAGATCTGTCTGAAATCCAGGAAGAAATGGCCATGAAAGATTTTTTGGAATCAACTTATGTGGCAGAAAGTTCAGAGGAGTTTGGAGAA ATTGGTGAAACTACTCAGACTGAAACAGTGACAGAGGAAAACAAGAGTCTGATGTGGACACTATTGAAGCAGCTCCGACCTGGAATGGACTTATCCCGAGTGGTGCTGCCAACTTTTATCCTGGAGCCTCGCTCATTTCTGGACAAGTTGTCTGACTACTACTATCATTCTGATCTCCTCTCCCA AGCTGCTCTGGAAGAGAATGCCTACAGTCGCATGAAACAGGTGGTGCGATGGTATCTATCTGGCTTTTACAAAAAACCAAAG GGTTTGAAAAAACCATATAATCCAATCTTGGGAGAAACATTTCGTTGCTACTGGTACCATCCTAAAACTGACAGCCGTACCTTCTACATAGCAGAGCAG GTATCCCATCATCCTCCGGTTTCTGCCTTTTACATTAGTAACAGGAAGGACAATTTCTGTATCACTGGTTCTATCCTGGCCCGCTCCAAGTTTTATG GGAACTCACTTTCTGCCATATTGGATGGGCAAGCACAACTTCGGTTTCTCAATAGAAATGAAGACTATATCGTCACCATGCCATATGCACACTGTAAAG GACTCTTGTATGGAACACCGACCCTGGAAATGGGGGGGAAGATAACCATCGAGTGTGAGACAACCAATTACAAGGCAGAGCTCGAGTTCAAACTGAAG CCTTTCCTTGGAAGCAATGACAGTGTGAATCAGatcacagggaagatatcactgGGTGAGGAAATACAGGCCACACTTCAAGGGCACTGG GATCAGGAGGTTTATATCCaggagaaaaaaactggactatcTGTTACATTCTGGAATGTCACCAGTGAGATTCGGAAACAACGTCTAGTACGTCATATTGTGTGGTTGGAGGAGCAGGGTGAATTTGAATCTGAAAG ACTGTGGCAGAAAGTGACCAGAGCAATAAAGAGTCGTGATCAGGAACAGGCCACACAGGAGAAGTTTATTCTGGAGGAAGCACAGCGCAAGGCTGCCAAAGAGCGTAAAGAACAATGTCAGGATTGGGTGGCAAAACTCTTCCAGCAGGATGAAGCAACAAAGAACTGGAAATACAAGTTCATGGA TACCTGTCCCTGGGATCCAACAAACGACATCATCCAGTTTGAGAAAGATGGAATTGTGCAGACAAGGATCCGACACAAATCACTGGCAGTGAAGTCAATGAATAGCAACAGCAGCCGAAGTCAAATAAGGCAACAG GTCCCAGTTCAAGAATATGTTGGGTGCAAAAACAGTGATCTTCCAGTACCTAACAGATTGCAGAACACTGAGAGTAGTTGTTCAACACCGGAACCAGTACAAGATGACTCATCTGATGACA GGTTGCTGTGTCCCAGGTGCAGAAAAGGAATGAATGAGCTAACAAATATTCACACAGCTATTCAATCCATTCGGAGAACACAGCAAGAAATTCACAG GAATCTCGCTGCACTTAACCAGCAAGCCTGCCACAAAGAGTACATCTCGTGGACCAGGCTCCTGTACCCACACTACTGGCTCGTTATCTGTGTACTTGTATCATTCCAATTACTCATCAATTATTTTTATGGGTGA